A region of the Cannabis sativa cultivar Pink pepper isolate KNU-18-1 chromosome 3, ASM2916894v1, whole genome shotgun sequence genome:
ccccgaagtgaatgtaatgattttaaataatcaatgacattatttactactcaaatatttccaaaaaaagtggaaacaactaaaagatgagataacacacataatcaaagtgcatgaaatttatatatcatgtgtggattgaataatagtggtcgcgtacctgtagtacggacatacttataatcaagataaaaatatacttgattattgaatagaatgtgaattgtacaaatttattgtacatttagaatatttaaatatcattccctaaagagaatgaatagacatgaaattctatttcaaagaatatagatttcacatatattggcaatgccagaagtaaattaatatatacatattttattatttcttgaaatcaatagtttcaaactattgttggtgcagaatatgtgtatatatatagttactatataatttagtttgcatattcccaaaagtggatatataatttactaatatttgttagtgatctaatataatcaaagtgataaagaatcacaaaataattatttgaaaagcttcctaaagaagtcttacatacaattgttacttagagtagtaaaatatatttgtatgtacctagatgtataacttttatctagttatgaaagtataataagaaataacttattatatgtactggttgtacatttaaatatataatatatcaagtcatgataattagactgatgaatagtctattaataaattagacgacttgttaaaaagataccaggaaacatgaatgatatattatggttatatctatttgaccattataacaacatgatgaagttgtcatgtacattttatattatacacatcattgaattgatgatagtgattcctgaagaaatataaagtttgataaacataatagtgactcctgaagagtgtatatgttttggagaataatataattatattattcgtgtatataaaatgaaacttgtaatgattatgttgtaatgaatttacattaccttttgaaagtttcattgaaatacaaattatagtgaacctgaagttcatgaattgaattttttgacatgatcaatcatatgcaataaattgtcaaagaatttgactaaattttgttgaagaactcagaaattctcattcactttctctttctctcttcatcttcttcttctttcttctcatctattttatattattttatattatttacttAATTCATGAACCCAACatacaacatttttttttgcttGTAATTCATTTCATTAAAGGTGCTTCATGTGTCATCTGGCATATACACAACTACAAGTATTCCAATATTATATTCAAGCTAAGACATAGCTAATAGTAAAGATGCATGATAACTTGAACTTATCCACAAAATCACCACAATTAAACGTTTTCCACCTGGAGTTAGTGCAAGGGCTTGATCCCTAGTGATTATTATAATAAACTTTCAACGAGAATTTCTACCCAACATGATTTTTATTCTGGGAAGGATATAACGTGCTCAGTACCACAAATAAAGTATCTTGTCCAACTAGAATAAACCCATTACatttcatcaaataacacaggtCTACAGTCCCAAGCCCCCAAAGAATtgcaattttaattaaattaacaaaACCGCTAAACAAAAACCCAGGCATCATTGAATTAAAAATTTGGAATGCATCCTCAATTTCTCTTCGTAATGAACAAGAATAGGAGCATTTAAGCATATACAGAGCAGAAAAGCAATGGCAATTAGGCATAATTTATATGCTGCAGGCCAGATCTGATGCAGCCTCCATAGAGTTACACATGCAGTTACCTCTGTgcatgaacaatttgaactccctataaatacatatataaggtTCATATATAACATTGAAATTAATGGGTGGCTGCAGTGGATTTGAATCTGTTATATGGTGCAGGCCATGTTTTTTTTTGCACAAAGGGAAAAACAAGGGAGATGTAAGCTAATGTTATTGCACCTTATGCTGGAAGTGCAGCAGTGCAAATTTAGATTTTTGATTAAAACTGCAACTCAGCACTGCATAACATGACAACATGCTTGTTTCCAAAAAGGttccttttcttctcttcactcCCAGCTTGAGAGCTATGATGATAATTGAAGTGACTCTGGTGACAGAAGTGTAACTTAAGATGGAGACTGGGTCTGTTAACATTTGCACGACTTATCACATAAAACAACCCTATCTAAAGTGGCTGATTTTAAGTTGGAAACTTTAGTAACCTTGATTTTTATGAACAGTATCTCAAGTATCAAATGTTAAGGCTAAAGATTGCATGGGTAAATATCATGTTAACTTCTTGCTTGTAAATGCTCAAAAACAATGTGTGCTCACTTATTTGCTTTGCAATGTGGTAGATCAATTTATATCATTACCAAAAGATTGTTGCTTCAATTTTACTTAATTCATGAACCCAGCatataaaatagatgagaagaaagaagaagaagatgaagagagaaagagaaagtgaatgagaatttctgagttgtttattccaatggggtgaacccctatttatacaaatacaagagtgagatattaagaaactaagaaaaagggaaactaaggaaaagaggaatgttgattacaattcatagtaataaataaaagatttggacatccacataattattaatatctaTAACAAATTGGAGGTTGTTCTTGAACTCATTTTCACTTTTTAATTGGCGCACTTTTAGTTTTTAATGAAAATGATCATAAAAGctaattagttatttataatttctttatctttttttattttatagaaataaataaaatcatcaaGTTACAAGTAATTTATTAGTtatgtttaatatatttttaaattaatcacaactgtCTAATATAATGATCCAATAGCTAAAAGTAAATGTAACTATCATGATTACATGTttgatgtaaccattgaaacatcctccatattttattttgtttatttttcttgtatatgtataaaattaaaagGATGTATATATTGGGGGACATGTCACTCTTGCCATTGTGGCTCTGCCCCTGGACACGCGCACGATACAATTACAAGTTTGTAAACgggtaaatatatatttataaatatttttaagtaaatgggtatttttatttaaaaaaaaaacttaaataatcacaaattaaattatattatgcttcaattaattattataataacagCGCTCGCCCAATAACGTAACTAGTTATATAAAGAAAGAGGAATAAAACTATAATAAGCAAAGaacaatatttattatttatatccTATGAAGATCCAAAAGCCAAAACCTTGTAGTTGTGCTTGTGCTTGTTTTAACATAGAAAGATACTCTCGGCATAAGTAGCAAAATGGGGACGCTGTCTTAGTTTTGGACCGACTTAGTCTTGGGATCATAAGAGTACATGgtcttattaaatatatttcttcttTGAAATAAGATGATACCATTATGTGATAAACCTAATTAATATTCTGATGAAATTTCCCAAAGGTGGTAGTGCATTTATTTCAACCAACTCCACAGAAAGATGTTTAGTCCAAGAATCCCACACACCATATTTCTTCATCACCCATATCTCTGTAAGCGATGTTAGTAATGATAACTTTGTGACCAAAGACAACCATCCAAGTTACAAATACTTGTACCTTTATTTTCGAAAGATGAAGGAAGTTTAATCAACTTAAATTCATCACTACTTAGATCAAAACCAACAATTCCTTGCTTCTCAAAAAGATGATGCAAAAAAACATAATCTTGTCCATGTTGTGTAGGAGGAAAATAGATTAGCCAATGAATAGAGGCATTAATAAGTCAGGCATAACCAAAGTCTTCCATGAATTACTTCTCAAACTATATACTAAAACATCCTCACTTTTTCTAAATAAGTTACCAAAGTTAGTTGCCCGTACACCCACCACTTTGAAATCATTGGTTAATGGTTCGTATCCAAATCCATACAAACCATTGATCTTATAAAAAACATTATTAGGAGAAGCATATGGGGATGGAGGGAGTTTCTTATGTTTTTTGGTTGCGGGGTTCCAAAGGTAAATAGAATAATGGTTTGCATCTAGCAAACAAACTAAACCATAATGACAACCCACAAAGGCCAATTCCATCTTCTTATACTTTTCATTGGGAAATAATATGTTAGAATATGAAATCTGATCAAAGTTTTGAGAGGTATGAATTGAGCACTCCATTGTTTCCAACCCTCCTCTAGCGTATTCACTGGATGGTATGAGCTACTTGTCTTTTGTGGTAGGCATTCAGGAAGATTGGATCACTTATTAGGGACAGCCAATATTTGCAAACACACTTGGAACGTAGCACAGATTTTGCATCTAatcttaaaattatattttcaatgaTTTCATCTGGTAATTCCGAATTACATAACACCATCGCCATTATTATGAAATCAAGTCAAATCAAAACAATGAATTGTTGTAGCCTATatataatatcataaattaaaacGTAAAtatattggtttttttttttttagaaaattttggaTATATTGTTGATTTTCAATATGACTCACGTagttctaataaaatattatatttaattatatgaatATGACTAAAGAATCGTTGaagtgattattattgatgcaattttatagtaggttttgaataccaaaaaaaatttaaaaaaattatattaaaacatcaaagtataagagtAAAAATATCTCAATACAATTTTCTTATAATTCTTTTAGACATTCAAAAGTACTCAGCATTCATctgtatcaataataaacattttaataaatctataaatacaatattttttgacaaatataaaactaaaacatTTACTTTAGTAAATATATGCCCaagaaaatcaaattaaaaattaattttatgaaatagAATAGGTGTGCGACCCTCTTAAATAAACATACATGgttatatttgtatattttatctCCCTCCAGttgaatattaatataaatttataaaataaagtaatttgtggtataaatatttaagtttaactctaagtttaattttttaccgTAATAATGCTTAAGTTATATTTATGAAACTTCTATAAATACTTGTTGTAGCAATTAAATGTGAAGTCATTATCTACATATCATTTTCTTgttagtatatttaaattaatttttaaataaaaaataaaaaatttaataagttAGACTTATTAAAGACTGCCACGTCACAATTGAATACttacataaattttaaaattataacttacttattaaaaatttagtgaaattttataatgcaccctttaaaatagatatattgatgTACTCTTATCTGTTTTAAaacccgaaataattttttagtcaaattttttctcatggtcatgtacgttatagttatttaagacattctgcaaaattttaagaaatttagaaaaatttaacacgccgaaaactacgttcaaacagtgtattACATgcgtgattattttattttaaaattagagtaaCAAAATTTTCTCAAGACCGAAACAAGTTAAGAGTGTAtcaatacatcccttttaagggagTGCATCGTAGAATCacctaaaaatttaaaataaaaacgtTAATCATACAAACGTGGAATCGATTTCCGTGTTCTCCGTCTCTGTTGATTAAAGTCTCCTCTTTTGTATTTCTCTTTTTCATTTTCCAGGAAAATTTTGGCGCTGATGGGTCGGATAGGGTTATTTGATCTGGAGAAGCATTTTGCCTTCTACGGTGCATATCATAGCAACCCAATTAATATATTGATACATACTTTTTTTGTGTGGCCAATCCTTTTCTCTACTCTTCTTCTTGTCTACTTCACGCCCTCTTTTTTCGATTTCCCATCTGGGTTTGACCATGGCCATGGACTTATTTTGAATTTGGGTTTCGTTTTGACTGTTATCTATAGTCTGTTCTATATATGTTTGGACAAGAAAGCTGGCTCTTTGGCTGCTTTGCTCTGTTTTCTTTGTTGGGTCGGAGCCAGTCTTCTTGCTCAACACCTCGGTTTCTCAGTAGCATGGAAGGTAAGCCCCCATAAATCATATGTTAGATgactttttccctttttttttttgaaaaaaaagcaaaaatttatgTACATATTTTCTAATTAGAGTCGTGTATAACATATCTGATTAGCATAGAAAATTTTAGATCAAAAGAAGTAATTACCAACTATTTAAAGGGGCTTATTTTCTGGAATGGATAATTTTGATATGGGTTTTACTCTGTTGTCTTAATTTTGTTTAGGGGAGCTATTTTTAATTGATATTGCTGTTGGATCAAGTGCATTTTGTTTTGACTAGTTTATGGTTGCCTGTTTTTTTGGGGGGGAGTTATGTAATTTCATTTCCATTAATGTTTATGGCTGGTTAAGAAAATATGATTAGTTCCTATGGAAGTTGGAGActaatgtttaattttgtttaaaatgtgagattttataTTAGTATGAAATGATTTGCTAAGCTTAGTTCTCTTTACTAggaaaataaagaaacataCTGCATTGTTATAGATCTTAATTGGAGCCTTTCCATGAGTTTGAAATTCTTTTACTTGTTGGAGGCCTAACAATGTCCCCAAGATCAAGAtttgtgttttgttttgttCCATCCGCATTAATTCGAAAATTTTGTTTCAGGTTGGGCTGGCAGCTCAATTGTTCTGTTGGACAGGGCAGTTTATAGGACATGGGGTGTTTGAGGTTGATATTAGCTCTGTACACAGAACTATAATTAACTTCTTCTATTTTGAACATATTGCAACTTTCTATGctaaaataattacatttttCTGTTTCCATGTTTTGATGTGGTTGTAGAAACGTGCACCAGCTCTTCTGGACAACCTTGTTCAAGCCTTCTTGATGGCTCCTTTCTTTGTTTTGCTCGAGGTGACTTGTTTTGCACTCGGAGCTgctaattgatttttttatatggtttgttgattaccatttatttttaatgttatGAGCATTTTGTTTCTTGAAGGTTCTTCAGTCGTCTTTGGACTATGAACCCTATC
Encoded here:
- the LOC115709734 gene encoding 2-hydroxy-palmitic acid dioxygenase MPO1 — translated: MGRIGLFDLEKHFAFYGAYHSNPINILIHTFFVWPILFSTLLLVYFTPSFFDFPSGFDHGHGLILNLGFVLTVIYSLFYICLDKKAGSLAALLCFLCWVGASLLAQHLGFSVAWKVGLAAQLFCWTGQFIGHGVFEKRAPALLDNLVQAFLMAPFFVLLEVLQSSLDYEPYPGFRSTVEARISANIQEWQESKNKKIS